A window of the Paenibacillus woosongensis genome harbors these coding sequences:
- the priA gene encoding primosomal protein N', whose amino-acid sequence MYRMAKVIVDVPSRETDRPFDYLIPESMSSWIEVGSRVGVPFGRRTVQGFVVSLHEELEMDSSKMKPIDELLDLLPPLPPDLVELAAWMSRKYACSMISALQAMIPSALKGKAERYIHVADEHANEGEETAEPGVLFDSQALLGPAEREIVGYIHQAGPVTMAHLSGRYPDKVEVIKNLLGQGILFESQAIKDRIRKKTVKTVAAAVSGEAAKEALASFGGKARRQQEVLQFLLEVGVPLSMQEVLSTLRVTAGTVKSLADKGYATITDVEVFRDPYQDRRFKATKPLERTPEQENVYRYLAEAIDSRRQRVFLLHGVTGSGKTEVYLQTIERCISQGRQAIVLVPEISLTPQMVERFKGRFGSKVAVMHSRLSTGERYDEWRKIREGRVQVAIGARSAVFAPFADLGLIVMDEEHETSYKQEETPKYHARDVAVERARQHGAAVILGSATPSLESYHAARSLSSDDFAPMILEMKQRPSGSRLPGVQIIDMREELREGNRSMFSRALHQGIAQRIERGEQTVLFLNRRGYSTFVMCRTCGYVAECPECDISLTYHQKSNNLRCHYCGYATPTPTECPECQSEHIRYFGTGTQRVEGELSKLFPGIRVIRMDVDTTSEKGSHEKLLQAFREKKGDVLLGTQMVAKGLDFPEVTLVGVIAADTALNLPDFRSAEKTFQLLTQVAGRAGRHQLPGEVYIQTYMPEHYSIIHSSRHDYHSFVREELQHRKMLHYPPYSRLILVTLSHEQLPVLLRMAENFASELRGKAQRLGWFGDLDRRTAEALDVLGPVASPLPRIKNRYRFQCMVKYRGDLDAVSLVREISAAMMGQLRDASLQISIDVDPQMLM is encoded by the coding sequence ATGTACAGAATGGCTAAAGTAATTGTCGATGTGCCGAGCCGGGAAACCGACCGGCCTTTTGATTATTTGATTCCTGAGTCCATGAGCAGTTGGATTGAAGTGGGGAGCCGGGTCGGGGTGCCTTTTGGCCGCCGGACCGTACAAGGGTTCGTCGTCTCCCTGCATGAAGAGCTGGAGATGGATTCTTCGAAAATGAAGCCGATTGATGAACTGCTTGATCTGCTGCCCCCGCTGCCTCCGGATTTGGTGGAGCTGGCGGCATGGATGAGCCGCAAATATGCCTGCAGCATGATTTCGGCGTTGCAGGCCATGATTCCTTCGGCATTAAAGGGCAAGGCGGAAAGATATATTCACGTCGCCGATGAGCATGCGAATGAAGGGGAGGAGACAGCAGAACCGGGGGTTCTGTTCGACTCACAGGCCCTTCTGGGTCCCGCTGAACGTGAGATCGTCGGTTATATCCACCAGGCTGGCCCGGTGACGATGGCTCATTTAAGCGGCCGTTATCCAGATAAAGTTGAAGTGATTAAGAACTTGCTTGGACAAGGGATATTATTCGAGAGCCAGGCGATTAAAGACCGGATCAGGAAAAAAACCGTAAAAACCGTTGCTGCAGCCGTCAGCGGGGAAGCTGCCAAAGAGGCGCTTGCTTCGTTTGGAGGAAAGGCGCGCCGCCAGCAGGAGGTACTGCAGTTCCTGCTGGAAGTGGGCGTTCCCTTATCGATGCAGGAAGTACTGTCCACGCTGCGTGTTACGGCCGGGACGGTCAAGAGCCTTGCGGATAAAGGCTATGCAACGATTACAGACGTAGAGGTGTTCCGCGATCCATACCAGGATCGCCGTTTCAAGGCCACGAAGCCGCTGGAACGCACGCCCGAGCAAGAGAACGTCTACCGTTATCTTGCCGAGGCGATCGATTCCCGCCGGCAGCGCGTGTTTCTGCTGCACGGAGTGACCGGCAGCGGGAAGACGGAGGTCTATTTGCAAACGATCGAGCGCTGCATTTCGCAGGGCCGGCAGGCGATCGTCCTCGTTCCGGAAATATCGCTGACCCCGCAAATGGTGGAGCGTTTCAAGGGGAGGTTCGGCAGCAAGGTCGCCGTGATGCATAGCCGCCTGTCGACCGGCGAGCGCTATGATGAATGGCGGAAAATCCGCGAGGGCCGCGTCCAGGTAGCGATCGGAGCACGTTCCGCCGTGTTCGCTCCTTTTGCTGATCTGGGACTGATCGTCATGGACGAAGAACATGAAACATCCTACAAGCAGGAGGAAACGCCGAAATATCATGCGCGGGATGTGGCGGTAGAACGGGCTCGTCAGCATGGCGCTGCGGTCATTCTAGGCTCGGCGACGCCTTCGCTGGAGAGCTATCATGCCGCGCGATCACTGAGCAGCGATGATTTCGCTCCAATGATTCTTGAGATGAAGCAGCGCCCCTCGGGCAGCCGTCTGCCCGGCGTTCAAATCATCGACATGCGCGAAGAACTGCGAGAGGGCAACCGCTCCATGTTCAGCCGGGCTCTGCATCAGGGAATCGCCCAGCGGATCGAGCGGGGGGAACAGACTGTGCTGTTCCTTAACCGTCGCGGATACTCGACGTTCGTCATGTGCCGGACCTGCGGTTATGTGGCGGAATGTCCGGAGTGCGACATATCGCTGACATATCATCAGAAGTCCAACAACTTAAGATGCCATTATTGCGGTTATGCGACCCCTACCCCTACGGAGTGCCCAGAGTGCCAAAGCGAGCATATCCGCTATTTTGGAACGGGGACGCAAAGGGTAGAGGGCGAACTGTCCAAGCTATTCCCGGGTATCCGGGTTATTCGCATGGATGTGGATACGACGAGCGAGAAGGGCTCGCATGAGAAATTGCTGCAGGCGTTTCGGGAGAAGAAAGGCGATGTGCTGCTCGGCACGCAAATGGTCGCTAAAGGCCTGGACTTCCCGGAAGTGACGCTCGTTGGCGTAATCGCTGCAGATACGGCGCTGAATTTGCCCGATTTCCGTTCGGCGGAAAAAACGTTCCAGCTGCTGACCCAGGTGGCCGGGCGGGCCGGACGCCATCAGCTGCCGGGCGAAGTATATATTCAAACGTATATGCCGGAGCATTATTCGATCATACATTCCAGCAGGCATGATTATCATTCCTTTGTAAGGGAAGAGCTGCAGCACCGCAAAATGCTGCATTACCCGCCTTATAGCCGCCTGATCCTCGTAACTCTCTCCCATGAGCAGCTTCCTGTACTGCTGCGGATGGCGGAGAACTTCGCCAGCGAATTGCGGGGCAAGGCGCAGCGTCTCGGCTGGTTCGGCGATTTGGACCGGCGGACGGCAGAGGCGCTAGACGTTCTCGGGCCTGTAGCCTCGCCGCTCCCCCGCATCAAGAACCGATACCGGTTCCAATGTATGGTAAAATATCGGGGAGATCTGGATGCGGTGTCTCTTGTTCGCGAGATTTCAGCGGCTATGATGGGTCAACTGCGGGATGCGTCACTGCAAATCAGCATCGATGTTGACCCGCAGATGCTGATGTAA
- the coaBC gene encoding bifunctional phosphopantothenoylcysteine decarboxylase/phosphopantothenate--cysteine ligase CoaBC, with protein sequence MLTGKKILLGVTGGIAAFKAASLCSKLVQQGAEVRVIMTESATKFISELTLQALSKHPVYTDTFDEKNPQVIAHIDLADWADLVLIAPATANIIAKMTVGLADDMLSTTLLATEAPIMLAPAMNVHMYTHPAVTRNLAELTARGVMMVEPGSGLLACGYTGKGRMEEPENIIAAVEAYFTRQERVAQRPLAGKKVIVTAGGTVERLDPVRYITNDSSGKMGFAIAKAALDLGAEVTIVAGRPDVSPPLHREGLSLVRVESAQDMYEAVNTLWADTDILVKAAAVADYRPKQAADRKIKKSGDSMTLELVKNIDILETLGRSKRSQFVIGFAAETDRLEEHAMDKLRRKNCDLIIANDVTAEGAGFGTDTNIVHVFDANGLVETIPQASKEEIGLRIMELAAARLTGESK encoded by the coding sequence ATGTTAACCGGCAAAAAAATACTGCTGGGGGTTACCGGCGGCATCGCTGCCTTCAAGGCGGCATCGCTCTGCAGCAAGCTCGTGCAGCAAGGCGCAGAGGTCCGCGTCATTATGACGGAATCGGCGACGAAGTTCATTTCGGAGCTGACGCTGCAGGCGCTGTCCAAGCACCCTGTCTACACGGATACGTTTGATGAGAAGAACCCGCAGGTCATCGCGCACATCGACCTTGCGGATTGGGCTGATCTGGTGCTGATCGCGCCGGCTACCGCAAATATCATCGCCAAAATGACCGTAGGGCTGGCGGATGATATGTTATCCACTACATTGCTTGCGACAGAGGCTCCCATCATGCTGGCTCCGGCGATGAACGTCCATATGTATACCCATCCGGCAGTGACCCGTAATTTAGCGGAGCTTACCGCTCGCGGAGTAATGATGGTGGAACCAGGAAGTGGTCTGCTAGCCTGCGGTTATACAGGAAAAGGCCGGATGGAGGAGCCGGAAAATATTATTGCTGCGGTCGAGGCTTATTTTACCCGCCAGGAGCGTGTGGCTCAGCGGCCGCTGGCGGGCAAAAAGGTCATTGTTACCGCGGGCGGGACGGTGGAGCGGCTGGACCCCGTACGTTATATTACGAACGATTCGTCTGGCAAGATGGGATTTGCGATCGCGAAGGCAGCCTTGGATCTGGGGGCGGAAGTAACGATTGTCGCGGGCCGGCCGGACGTATCCCCGCCGCTTCACCGGGAGGGATTGTCTCTCGTTCGCGTCGAGTCTGCCCAGGATATGTATGAAGCGGTCAACACGCTGTGGGCGGATACCGATATTCTCGTCAAAGCGGCTGCCGTTGCGGATTACCGTCCTAAACAGGCTGCCGACCGCAAGATCAAGAAGTCTGGGGATTCCATGACATTGGAGCTCGTCAAGAACATCGACATTCTGGAGACATTGGGGCGGAGCAAACGGTCGCAATTTGTCATCGGATTTGCCGCCGAGACGGATCGTCTTGAGGAGCATGCGATGGACAAGCTGCGGCGTAAAAACTGTGATCTTATTATAGCTAACGATGTAACTGCCGAGGGTGCGGGCTTTGGCACCGATACAAATATTGTGCATGTATTCGATGCCAATGGACTGGTAGAGACGATTCCGCAGGCGTCCAAGGAGGAAATCGGGCTCAGGATTATGGAGCTGGCCGCGGCGCGTTTGACGGGAGAGTCGAAGTAA
- the rpoZ gene encoding DNA-directed RNA polymerase subunit omega produces the protein MLYPSIDKMLDKVDSKYSLVVAASRRARQLREGDKSELQQPKSHKQVGVALEEIYGDFIKIKRDEGENQNADE, from the coding sequence ATGTTGTATCCATCTATTGATAAAATGCTGGATAAAGTCGACAGTAAATACTCCCTGGTTGTAGCTGCATCCCGCAGAGCAAGACAGCTCAGAGAAGGTGATAAGAGCGAATTGCAGCAGCCGAAATCCCATAAGCAGGTCGGCGTGGCGCTGGAGGAAATTTACGGAGATTTCATCAAGATCAAGCGGGATGAAGGCGAGAACCAGAACGCTGACGAATAA
- the gmk gene encoding guanylate kinase produces MAKGLLIVLSGPSGVGKGTVCNELRHRLPELVYSVSATTRQPRLGEEHGVNYFFKTREQFVEMIQNDQLLEYAEYVGNYYGTPRDFVEQTIESGKDIILEIEVQGALKVKEKFPEGIFVFLLPPSLDELKGRIQGRGTENQATIDHRMSVAADEIALLKHYDYAVVNDEIDLACKRIEAIITAEHCKVRK; encoded by the coding sequence ATGGCAAAAGGGCTACTTATCGTATTATCTGGACCGTCCGGAGTGGGGAAAGGAACGGTCTGCAATGAATTGAGGCATCGTTTGCCCGAGCTTGTGTATTCCGTGTCTGCGACGACAAGGCAGCCGCGGCTCGGCGAGGAGCACGGTGTAAATTATTTTTTTAAGACCCGCGAACAGTTTGTTGAAATGATCCAGAACGACCAGCTGCTTGAATATGCGGAGTATGTCGGCAACTATTATGGGACTCCGCGCGATTTCGTGGAGCAGACGATCGAGAGCGGCAAGGATATCATTTTGGAAATTGAGGTTCAGGGCGCGCTGAAGGTGAAGGAGAAGTTCCCGGAGGGCATATTCGTGTTCCTGCTCCCGCCATCCTTGGACGAGCTGAAAGGGCGGATTCAAGGGCGCGGTACGGAGAATCAGGCGACGATTGATCACCGGATGTCCGTGGCTGCGGATGAAATCGCCCTGCTCAAACACTATGATTACGCCGTCGTTAACGACGAAATCGATCTGGCCTGCAAGAGAATTGAAGCCATCATTACAGCCGAGCATTGCAAAGTCAGGAAATAA
- the remA gene encoding extracellular matrix/biofilm regulator RemA translates to MAIKLINIGFGNIVSANRIISIVSPESAPIKRIIQEARDRHMLIDATYGRRTRAVIITDSDHVILSAVQPETVAHRLSIKDDDNDE, encoded by the coding sequence ATGGCAATTAAACTTATTAACATCGGTTTTGGAAATATCGTATCGGCAAATCGCATCATTTCCATTGTCAGCCCGGAGTCCGCTCCGATCAAGCGGATTATTCAAGAGGCGAGAGACCGTCATATGCTCATCGACGCCACTTATGGGCGCCGTACCCGGGCGGTTATCATCACGGATAGCGACCATGTCATTTTATCGGCGGTACAGCCGGAGACGGTCGCGCATCGTCTATCCATCAAAGACGACGACAACGACGAATAA
- a CDS encoding YicC/YloC family endoribonuclease — MSHSMTGYGQSARRYGGYVIQFEIKSVNHRYAEIVLRMPREWTCYEDGLRRLVQRHVKRGRIDVYISKERDDSSSLPFVLNSSMVQSYLQAAEELNRSYGVKADLTARDILTLPDVLTAPDLSGEEAISQDDEWESVLQDGLEEAVSGLLRMREKEGLHLVRDLESRLLKLDELHAEIVRLAPEVVSDYRARLQGRLNELFDGALDEQRFAMEIALFADRSNIDEELIRLKSHFEQCRGLLNTREPIGRKLDFLIQEMNRETNTIGSKANHLALVNRVLEMKAELEKIREQAANME; from the coding sequence ATGTCTCACAGTATGACAGGATACGGACAGTCCGCCAGGCGTTACGGCGGTTATGTTATTCAATTTGAAATTAAATCCGTCAATCACCGGTATGCCGAAATCGTTCTTCGCATGCCCCGGGAATGGACATGTTATGAGGATGGGCTGCGGCGTCTTGTGCAGCGGCATGTCAAGCGTGGCCGGATTGACGTATACATTAGCAAAGAGCGCGACGACAGCAGCTCTTTGCCATTTGTATTGAATTCTTCCATGGTGCAGTCTTACTTGCAGGCGGCTGAGGAGCTTAACCGGAGTTACGGTGTAAAGGCAGATCTCACGGCCAGGGACATTTTGACCCTGCCTGATGTGTTAACGGCTCCCGATCTGTCCGGGGAGGAAGCCATCTCGCAAGATGACGAATGGGAGAGCGTGCTGCAGGACGGGCTGGAGGAGGCGGTGTCCGGGCTGCTGCGCATGCGCGAGAAGGAGGGGCTTCATCTCGTTCGCGATTTGGAGAGCCGGCTGCTGAAGCTGGATGAGCTTCATGCCGAAATCGTAAGGCTCGCTCCGGAAGTGGTGAGCGATTACCGCGCCCGCTTGCAAGGCCGACTCAATGAATTGTTTGACGGCGCGCTGGATGAGCAGAGATTTGCGATGGAGATTGCGCTGTTTGCGGATCGGTCCAACATCGACGAGGAACTGATCCGATTGAAGAGCCATTTCGAGCAGTGCCGCGGATTGCTGAATACCCGCGAGCCGATCGGGCGCAAGCTGGACTTTTTAATACAGGAAATGAATCGCGAAACTAATACGATCGGATCAAAGGCCAACCACTTGGCTTTAGTCAACCGTGTTTTGGAAATGAAAGCAGAATTGGAGAAGATTCGCGAGCAGGCGGCAAATATGGAGTGA
- a CDS encoding bifunctional homocysteine S-methyltransferase/methylenetetrahydrofolate reductase: MRPDLREKMKHEVLIGDGALGTYLYQLGFPVGISYEEFNLLRPEVIGDVHRRYIEAGAQLLETNTFSANYYKLAKFGLESKVEEINKAAVRIARSVAGTDAYVAGAVGSIRGGKRVNVSVPELNKYYEQQIAALLTEDVDALLFETFYDLEEMRIALGKARQHTSIPVICQFAVDQLGRTLDGYSIKEAFGVLRQEGADVLGFNCHSGPKGIMSVMERLGGPLDIPLSVFPNAGLADYIDGEYVYGATPEYFGECALSFADLGARLVGGCCGTTPEHISAIAGALADYTAQPLQEGSALPEVRPSIIAAERENQAGESFGGQAAEPSIVDLVKERHTVIVELDPPRDLDIRRFMDGAAALKEAGVDALTLADNSLAVTRMSNMALGHLVQSETGLRPLIHIACRDRNLIGTQSHMMGFDALGIDHVLAVTGDPARFGDLPGSSSVYDLTSFEIIRMIKQLNEGIAFSGKPLKQKAKFVVGAAFNPNVKHLHKAVERLEKKIASGADYIMTQPVYDPELIVAVKEATAHLDVPIFIGIMPLASGKNAEYLHNEVPGIQLSDSVRKRMEGLQGEEGRKVGVEIAKELLDTAMEHFNGIYLITPFMFYEMSVILSNYVWEKSAHRSRYLSRS; the protein is encoded by the coding sequence ATGAGGCCGGATTTACGCGAGAAAATGAAGCACGAGGTACTGATCGGGGATGGGGCGCTGGGCACTTATTTATATCAGCTCGGTTTTCCCGTGGGCATTTCTTATGAAGAGTTTAATTTACTAAGACCTGAAGTCATTGGCGACGTCCATCGCCGTTATATAGAGGCTGGGGCGCAGCTGCTGGAGACGAACACATTCTCGGCGAATTATTATAAGCTCGCTAAGTTCGGATTGGAATCCAAGGTGGAGGAAATCAACAAAGCTGCCGTACGCATCGCCAGAAGCGTAGCGGGCACAGACGCTTATGTTGCCGGGGCGGTAGGGTCGATTCGCGGCGGGAAAAGGGTCAACGTCTCCGTTCCGGAGCTGAATAAATATTATGAGCAGCAAATTGCCGCTTTGCTGACGGAAGATGTTGATGCGCTTCTGTTCGAAACCTTCTATGATCTGGAGGAAATGCGGATTGCGCTAGGCAAAGCGCGGCAGCATACTTCAATTCCTGTCATCTGCCAGTTCGCTGTCGATCAGCTAGGCCGAACCTTGGACGGCTACAGTATTAAGGAGGCCTTCGGAGTTTTGCGCCAGGAGGGCGCCGACGTACTCGGCTTCAATTGCCATTCAGGCCCTAAGGGGATCATGAGCGTAATGGAGCGTCTTGGGGGCCCGCTTGATATTCCGCTGTCCGTTTTCCCGAATGCGGGTTTAGCGGACTATATAGATGGAGAATATGTATATGGAGCAACCCCGGAGTATTTCGGTGAATGTGCGCTTTCCTTCGCCGACCTGGGTGCCCGGCTGGTTGGCGGCTGCTGCGGCACGACGCCGGAGCATATTTCCGCAATTGCCGGGGCGCTCGCCGATTACACGGCCCAGCCGCTCCAGGAAGGGTCGGCTCTGCCGGAGGTAAGGCCTTCCATCATCGCTGCTGAACGGGAAAATCAGGCTGGGGAGAGCTTCGGGGGGCAAGCTGCAGAGCCGAGCATCGTGGATCTCGTGAAAGAGCGCCATACGGTCATCGTCGAGCTCGATCCGCCGCGCGATCTGGATATCCGCAGATTTATGGATGGAGCAGCCGCTCTGAAGGAGGCGGGAGTCGATGCCCTGACCCTGGCCGATAACTCGCTGGCTGTCACGCGGATGAGCAATATGGCGCTGGGACATCTTGTCCAGTCCGAGACGGGGCTGCGTCCGCTCATTCATATTGCCTGCCGCGACCGTAACCTGATCGGTACCCAGTCGCACATGATGGGCTTTGATGCCCTTGGCATCGACCATGTTCTGGCCGTTACCGGCGATCCGGCCCGCTTCGGCGATTTGCCCGGTTCAAGCTCGGTATATGATTTGACTTCCTTTGAAATCATCCGCATGATCAAGCAGCTTAACGAAGGGATCGCCTTCTCGGGCAAGCCGCTGAAGCAAAAGGCGAAGTTCGTCGTCGGCGCCGCCTTCAACCCGAACGTGAAGCATTTGCATAAAGCCGTCGAGCGTCTGGAGAAAAAGATCGCCTCTGGCGCGGACTATATCATGACACAGCCAGTCTACGATCCTGAGCTGATCGTTGCGGTCAAAGAGGCGACCGCTCACCTGGATGTCCCGATCTTCATCGGCATTATGCCGCTGGCCAGCGGCAAAAATGCCGAGTATCTGCACAACGAGGTTCCCGGCATCCAGCTATCAGACAGCGTCAGAAAGCGGATGGAAGGGCTGCAGGGAGAGGAAGGCCGCAAAGTCGGCGTGGAAATCGCCAAGGAATTGCTGGACACGGCTATGGAGCATTTTAACGGCATTTATTTGATAACTCCGTTTATGTTTTATGAAATGAGCGTCATTTTGAGTAATTATGTCTGGGAGAAATCCGCACATCGATCACGCTACTTGTCTCGTTCATAA
- the dapF gene encoding diaminopimelate epimerase yields MKFTKMHGLGNDFLVIDGEKELPEHASSLAVKWCDRYFGAGADGLVFILPSERADFQMRIFNSDGTEAEQCGNAIRCVCKYVYEKGYIDRGKVSIETLGAGVQQAELKTDSGAVLSVRIDMGEPILRGRAIPTTLEASPVLDWPLEVSGQRFRFTAVSMGNPHCVIYVEDAAVFDLYKWGPMLEEHPIFPQKTNVEFATVTARDRVEMRVWERGAGSTLACGTGACATLVASVLHGYTDRAAWIGLAGGDLYVEWSEADNHVYMSGPAETVYEGRIGQLR; encoded by the coding sequence ATGAAATTTACGAAAATGCACGGGCTCGGAAATGATTTCCTTGTGATTGACGGAGAGAAGGAGCTGCCGGAGCATGCTTCTTCTCTCGCTGTGAAATGGTGCGATCGCTATTTCGGCGCGGGGGCCGACGGATTGGTGTTTATTTTGCCGTCGGAGCGGGCGGACTTCCAAATGAGGATCTTTAATTCCGACGGAACAGAGGCGGAGCAGTGCGGGAACGCCATTCGCTGCGTCTGCAAGTACGTGTATGAGAAGGGGTATATCGACCGAGGGAAGGTCAGCATTGAAACGTTGGGCGCTGGCGTGCAGCAGGCGGAGTTGAAGACGGATTCAGGCGCCGTCTTGTCCGTGCGCATCGACATGGGGGAGCCGATTCTCCGCGGGCGCGCCATTCCGACCACGCTGGAAGCAAGCCCCGTTCTGGATTGGCCGCTGGAAGTGAGCGGACAGCGATTTAGGTTTACGGCGGTCTCCATGGGCAACCCCCACTGCGTTATTTATGTCGAAGATGCAGCTGTGTTTGATCTGTATAAGTGGGGGCCCATGCTCGAGGAGCATCCTATTTTCCCGCAAAAAACAAATGTCGAATTCGCTACAGTTACGGCCCGGGACCGCGTGGAGATGCGGGTATGGGAACGGGGCGCCGGCTCAACCCTGGCCTGTGGAACCGGCGCCTGCGCTACGCTGGTCGCCTCCGTTCTGCATGGATATACAGACCGCGCAGCCTGGATCGGCCTCGCGGGCGGTGATTTATATGTGGAATGGAGCGAAGCGGATAACCATGTATACATGAGCGGTCCTGCGGAGACGGTGTACGAAGGGAGGATCGGGCAATTGCGCTAA